A single genomic interval of Helianthus annuus cultivar XRQ/B chromosome 13, HanXRQr2.0-SUNRISE, whole genome shotgun sequence harbors:
- the LOC110899213 gene encoding bifunctional 3-dehydroquinate dehydratase/shikimate dehydrogenase, chloroplastic: MAETEGVRTNSTLICAPIMADTVDQMLVHMNSAKSSGADLVEIRFDSLKGSGTHEDIKTLIESCPLPTLFTYRPKWEGGQYDGDEPSRLEAIRVAMEFGADHIDVELQAVDEFKNLTRGDKPTKCKLIVSSHNYQNTPSLEDLESLVARIQSTGADIVKIATMAVDITDVARIFQVTAQCQVPIISMAMGERGLISRLLSPKFGGYLTFATIGRGNESAPGQPTIQDLLDVFNFRQIAADTKVFGIIGKPVGHSKSPMLYNKAFRSIGFNAVFVPLLVDNVKSFLETYSSGDYAGFTCTIPHKEAVVQFCDEVDPVAKSIGAVNCVIRRQDDGKLYGCNTDYVGAITAIEDGLRASGVQDSSNGSPLAGKLFVVIGAGGAGKAVAYGAKAKGARIVIANRTYERARELAEIVGGKALSLADLNTYNPEDGMILANTTSIGMQPNIDETPVSKEALKSYALVFDAVYTPKITRLLREAGECGALIVTGLEMFIGQAYGQYERYTGLPAPKELFREIMAKY, translated from the exons ATGGCAGAAACTGAAGGAGTTAGAACAAACTCAACCTTAATTTGTGCACCCATAATGGCGGATACGGTGGATCAGATGTTGGTTCACATGAATTCAGCAAAATCTAGTGGTGCTGATCTTGTTGAAATCCGGTTTGATAGCTTAAAAGGGTCTGGTACCCATGAGGATATTAAAACTCTAATCGAATCTTGTCCTCTCCCCACACTTTTCACTTACAG ACCAAAGTGGGAAGGTGGTCAGTATGACGGAGATGAACCGAGTCGATTGGAGGCGATTCGGGTTGCTATGGAGTTTGGAGCTGATCACATTGATGTTGAGCTTCAG GCTGTTGATGAGTTCAAAAACTTAACCCGTGGAGATAAGCCTACAAAGTGCAAACTCATTGTTTCATCTCACAATTATCAAAATACTCCATCGCTAGAAGACCTCGAGAGCCTCGTCGCCAGAATACAGTCAACAGGAGCTGACATTGTGAAGATTGCGACAATGGCTGTAGACATAACTGATGTAGCGCGAATTTTTCAAGTAACCGCTCAGTGTCAG GTTCCAATAATATCTATGGCAATGGGTGAGAGGGGTTTAATATCTCGATTACTGAGCCCGAAATTCGGTGGATATTTGACGTTTGCTACGATTGGACGTGGAAATGAGTCTGCACCCGGGCAGCCGACAATCCAGGATCTTTTGGATGTGTTCAATTTCAGGCAAATAGCGGCTGACACGAAAGTATTCGGTATTATCGGGAAGCCGGTTGGGCATAGCAAATCGCCTATGTTATACAATAAAGCTTTTAGATCAATTGGCTTTAATGCAGTTTTTGTACCTTTGTTGGTGGATAACGTAAAGAGTTTTCTCGAGACTTACTCATCCGGAGATTATGCTGGGTTCACTTGTACCATTCCTCACAAAGAAGCTGTGGTTCAATTCTGTGATGAGGTTGATCCGGTTGCAAAG TCGATAGGAGCAGTCAATTGCGTTATTAGGAGACAAGATGACGGGAAGCTATACGGTTGTAATACAGATTATGTAGGAGCTATTACTGCTATCGAGGATGGTCTACGAG CTTCGGGCGTTCAAGACAGCTCAAATGGGTCACCTTTGGCTGGTAAGCTATTTGTGGTTATTGGTGCGGGCGGTGCTGGAAAAGCAGTTGCTTATGGAGCAAAAGCAAAGGGTGCAAGAATTGTGATAGCCAATCGGACTTATG AGCGTGCTAGAGAACTTGCTGAGATAGTCGGCGGAAAGGCTCTGTCTCTTGCTGACTTAAACACTTACAACCCAGAAGACGGCATGATACTTGCAAACACTACTTCAATTGGTATGCAGCCAAACATTGACGAAACTCCTGTTTCCAAG GAAGCTTTGAAGTCGTATGCATTGGTATTTGATGCTGTTTACACACCAAAAATCACTAGATTACTTCGGGAAGCAGGAGAATGTGGAGCCTTAATTGTTACTGGGTTGGAGATGTTTATAGGCCAGGCTTATGGACAATATGAAAGATATACAGGATTGCCTG CACCTAAGGAGTTATTTAGGGAGATTATGGCAAAGTATTGA